From Leptospira meyeri:
GATCCAATTCGACCAAAAGTACCAGATGCCATTTCAAAATGTCATACTGCTGGAATTCGGATTCTGATGATTACCGGCGACCATCCTCTAACTGCTGAATCGGTAGGCAAATCCATTGGAATTGGAGGGGAAACTCCAATTGTCATCACAGGCGTACAATTGGATAAAATGAATGACCTTGCCTTAAAAGAGTGGATCCGCAAAGGAGAGCCTATATTTGCGCGAGTTTCCCCATCCCAGAAATTAAGAATTGTGACAATGTTACAAGACTTAGGTGAAATTGTAGCTGTCACTGGAGACGGGGTAAACGATGGTCCCGCCCTGAAAAAAGCGGACATTGGAATTGCGATGGGAAAAAGAGGGACCGAAGTAGCAAAAGAGGCAGCAAGGATGATTATCGTTGATGATGATTTCGCAACGATTGCAGATGCCATCGAAGAGGGCAGAGGAGTCTTTGATAACATCCGCAAGTTTTCAGCGTACGTTTTGAACTCAAATCCACAAGAACTCATCCCATTTTTACTTTGGGCGCTGATTCCGGGATTTCCACTTTTAATGACTGTTATGGGTGTTCTTGCTGTTGATGTAGGAACCGATTTAATTCCAGCAATGGGTCTTGGAGCAGAACCACCAGAAAAAGGAATTATGTACCGGCCTCCCAGGAATCGAAATGAAAAGTTGATTTCGATTCGATTTATCCTTAGGTCTTATCTCGTAGAAGGAATGATTTTGTTTTTATCATGTATCGCGACGTATTTTTATTTTGTTTATTCAGAGTGTAATGGCATTTTACCTCTTTCTCCTGAAGGTTTGAATATGGCGAATGCAAGTCCTCTATACCTTCAATCTTTAACTGCATTCTTTTTTCCAACGATCACAGTTCAAATTGCAAATGTTCTTTGTAAAAGATCAAGAACGGAATCCATTTTTCAAATGAACCTTTTCTCAAATCGAATCATTTGGGTTGGGATTTTGTTTTCCTTCTTTTTATGTGGAATATTCTTTTATACAAACCTAAGTTCTGTTTATTATTTTGCTCCAATTCCTTTGCATGTATATCTTTTTGCATTTCATGGAACGGTTGTTATGGTTATTTATAATGAAATAGTGAAATATTTTCGCAGAAAAAAACTTAAATTGAATTAGAATTATTCTAGATTCTTTCCAAAAGAAATTTATTGAATTTTATTTTGTCCCAGATCATCCGTTCCATTCGTATCAGTTGACCATGGAATCGCTAAAATAAACATGATTTGTAAGATGGTTACTACAAAAGTTTGGGATATTTAGGTGCGCGAAAAAAGAATTCTATTAGCTGAAGATGAATTGGTTTCGGCAACCTATTTAAAGGACAGTTTGTCCGCATTGGGTTATAAGGTTACCCTTGCCACTGACGGAAAACAAGCCTTAGAATTCTATTTAGAAAATCCCTTTCCTGTCGTCATTACTGACTATGAAATGCCTGGTTTAAATGGTGCTGAGTTGATTCAGGAATTGAAATCAGAAGAGATTGAACCTGTGATATTTATGTTCACTTCTCATAGTAATCCTAAGTTGATTGTGAACGTGATGAAGTTGGGAATTTATGATTATCTAGTCAAACCATTGGAAGAACACGAACTCTCCATAAAGTTAAAGCGAGCATTTGAATTTTATGAAATGAAAAGAACGGAAACAATTACTAAGAGAGAACGTCAACTTCGTTTGGAAGGTCATTTAGAATGGATCCAGTGGAAAGAAAAAATGGCTGGAGGTGAATTCAATCGACTAAACCAAAATTTATTTGAAAGTTTAAAAAACAGTTTTTGTCAAGGCGCAGGATTTGGAGCTTTGGTTACGCTTCTGAAATTAGTTTCTGATACAACGGTGAAAGAAGGAGAACATTATAAAATAGAATCAGACGTAATGGAGTTAATTCAAATTAATACGGGAATGGCAGAAAAAGCTCTAAAGATGTTTTCTGATATCGATTTAATGGTATCTAGTCCCATGGAGTTTGAAGAAATTACTTGTGCTGAGCTTTACGAACAATTTCTTCTATGGACTGAAGATTTAAAGCCGATATTGGCCTTAAAAAACCAACAGATTGTGATGGGAGATATTAAACAGAACCATTTAAAATATAAAATATCTTATAATAAATTTTCTCTACAGAACTCCTTCAAAGAAATTATTACGAATGCATGTAAGTTTTCACGTGCTGATACTAACATCACAATTGTAACGAATGTTGAATACAATTGGTTTAAATGTGTAATTTATAACCAACCTATACCTAATGCAGATGGAACGTATGGAGTTCCGCTACAATTTGAAAATCTAATTTTTGAACCATTCTATCGTTTATCCAAAAATGTTTTTGATGTTTATGGAACTCTGGATTTTGGATTGGGGCTTAGTTATGTGGATTCATGTTTCAAAAAACATGAAGGAAAATTGTCTGTCCATAATATCGTAGACCATTCTGAATGGAGTGATAGTCCTATTACGAAAGTGGCGTTTCAGTTTTCATTACCCGTAATAAAAAACTAAATTTATGTTTCAAACTAATTACGATGATATACTTTCGAACATCCCAGATTTAATTTGCGAATTAGATTCATTCGATAAAATTCGATATGCCAATTCATTTCACAAACATAGGTTAGGTTATGAGGCACATGAGATATTAGGTCGTTCGGTAGAAGATTTTTTTCATCCAGAAGATCGTAATGAGTTACTCACCAAAATGTCTTATTTGCAAACCCCTGGATCGGAAACCAAAGGGATTTGGCGAATTGCACATAAAAATGGACATTTTTTGACTTTTGAGTGTAGGGGAAAACTACAACAAGATTCAGATGGAAACAAACGAATCTTAGTTGTTGCAAGGGACATTACGGAAGAACTTGGGATTGAATTTAAACTACACACCAAACCTACCCACCAAAACACAACGGATTTACATTACCAAAGTTTTTTTGAATTGAGAATGTCACAGTTTGAGTTTTCACAATTAAAATTTGCTTTTGATGAACATGCAGTGATAACAATTACCGATCGAAACGGCAATATCACCTATGCAAATGATCGATTTTGCGAAATTTCAATGTATTCAAGAGATGAGTTAATCGGAAATAACCACCGTTTGTTGAATTCTGGATTTCATTCATCCGAATTTTTTGAACGTATGTATCATATGATTCAAAATGGATATGTTTGGAAGGGAGAGATTCGGAATCGAACAAAAACAGGTTCTATATATTGGGTCAGTACAACCATTGTTCCCTTGCGATCCATTGATGGAAGTATCAATCGATTCGTTGCATTACATACTTTAATTACAAGAACTATTGAATCTGAAGAAAGGGTGACTCAATTATTGCAGGAAAAGGAGTTACTTTTGCAAGAGGTTCACCATCGAATCAAAAATAATCTTTTTTCTGTTTTTAGTCTTTTGAAAATGCAGTCCAATTTTTCTCATGATTCTCATTTAAAAGAACAATTTGATGAAGCGGCCGGTCGTTTGCGAAGTATGATGGCCTTATATGATCGGTTGTATCGATCGCAGAATCCAAATGAAATTGATCTAAAAGAATACATACCAAATTTAGTCGGACAAATTTTATCAACTTATCCTAAGATGATTCGTTTTGATTTTATTTCAGATGAACCTATCATTGTGAAGCCAGACATTGCCAACAATTTAGGTATTATTTTAAACGAATTAATTTGTAATTCTGTTAAACATTCCTTTCAGATGGCGGAAGTTGGAAAAATTGTTGTCCAGATTCAGAAAAAAGATTTCAAAATTCATTTTCTTTATAGTGATGATGGGGAAGCGTTACCAGAAAATTATTCGTTAGAAAATTCAGAATCTGGATTTGGGATCAAACTTATGAATTTACTGGTTCAACAATTGAAAGGAAAAGTAAATGTTAAACCAGGTCAAAGTGTTCAGTTTGATTTATCTTTTCCTATTCGTTAGTTTTTTTCTTTAGCCAGTGTTTCCATTTTTTATGATAAAAATAGAAGACCATAACGAAAGTAGGAACAATAAACCAAAGAAGGAATATACTGCTCGCAGGTAATACAGATAGTTCCTCAAAACTAACGAATTGTTGAAAGTTTTCAATCATCCAACGAGTGGAATGTTTGAAAGGTCCTTGCCCTTTGATCACTGACAAGGAAATTTCTGTTTTTGCAATAACTGTTTCACCTACAGGGATTGTAAAACGATTTACTTCAACGGAAGGTAAAACTAATCCAGTACTAGGATCTACCGAATTACAATAGTTAGATTCGCATTGAACACAATGTCCAGTTTTCCCTTTTGAATCTGGATTCCCTGCAATATATGCATTGGCGGTAAATCCTTGGATACTTTTGTGTTCATTCCCAATATAAGTGCATGTCGTAAAAAGATTATCTTCCGTAACAAATTTAAGTTCTAATGTATGTGATCCTGCATGTCCATTTCCATCGGAAACATCAATGGGAAATTCTTTGGGGATGATGAAACTCGCTCTACCAAGAAGTGGAAATCTGTCAATACAACGTGTTTCTGATAGATTGTAATAACAATTGTTTAATGAAGCGTTGTTGGACTGATTTTGGAAACTATACATTTCAACATGATTGTTATCGATAGGAATTGGTCTTAGAAAACAAAATAGATTAGACTTTTTGTCTTTGGGGAACAAGCGATCACCTACTTCGATAGTTGTTGGGAAATCAATGCCTACATAAGAGCGAGGATCCAAAAGAATTGGAATGCCGTTTTCATCCAATTTAATTCCGATACAACTTGGATCCAGTTCGGAAGGAGAACAAGTTCTCTCTTCACCTTCTATGTATTGAATCAAAAGCCCTCCATAAAGTGGACAAAATGTCTCGATTGATTCTGGACTAAGAATGCTCAGTCGGATGGAGGTGGGAACAGTCACTCCAACTGGGTTTGTAGGTTCATCGGGTAGGCTCTGGGTTACGTTTGTGTTCCCGAGCAAAGGAAAAAGCCAGAGAAGGGAATCAGTTTTCCTGTGAGAACAAGTTGTGATAAAAAAGAGAATGAGGATGGACCATAGTGGTTTCATCTACAATCAGACGAAATGGAAAGGAAAGACTCTTAAGAAATCAGAGTGGATGATTCGTACTCTTACGTATATCTCAGTCGATTAGGTGAAGGATCGTGTCGAGTTTGTTCAATCGAAAAACAGTGCGGATGAGTTTATTAACACCTCGGATTTGCAATTGTAGCTGTTGGGATTCCAGTGCAGAATGAAATTTCATCAATTCGCCAATGGTCGCACTATCCAAAGACATGGAAATCTCCGTAAAGTCCAAAACCACATCTTCCCTCGTGTTGTGAATGGTAGACATAATTCTTTCACGGAATCCGCTGAGACCATCAAAAGAAAGATCATTGTTCTTGATTTCGATTACAATTGCCAAGGTTTAAAACTATTTTTATAAGTTCGTAAATTTTGAAAGGATTTTTCCAGTTTGATTTTTTGTTTCTGAATTGTTTTTCAAATCTTTTTATGATGGGATTGTGTTTGGTTTTGTATGTCAGTGAGTCAAAGGCAATTAAAATTGATTAAGGAAGCGGCTGAGTTACTTGTTATGGAACACCGCCTAACATCAGAGGAAGCAGTGTTGGTTATCTCGACAGCCATAAAAAAAGAACTTTCCGTTCGCAATACCAATTTTGAAAAACTGGAAACTGGTTCAAAAATTGATCGCACTAACTTTACGCGAAATGTAGTAAAATCTGTTCAGGATGCACTAGAAGCTAATCCATATTGGAGGTCTCATAATTTAGATAAATCCATCGACAACTTTTACAGAGTTTTGCATAGGCATTGGGACTAATCCTTTTTTATTGACTTGTATTCTCTTTCAAAATAGAATCTGTTTCGCAATAGTAAGAGTCAGGAATTTGTTTTGCTCTGACAAAATTAATTTCGAAGTTTATCGATTCTTTTGGTAAAAAATCTTCTTTTTCTAAACTAATACTTCCGTAATCAATGGTTTTATTTTGTTTATCAATGAGCAAACAGGTGATGCGGGTAAAGTTTGCAGTTGTGATTCCCTTATTTTTAATTTTTCCAACAAGTTTAATTTCTTTGTATGGATTCCTTTTGAAATCTATTTCTTTTAATACTAGCTCTGGTCTTTTATGATCACTGGGTATCGTTGTGGCTGTAACTTTGGTTTCGAAATTAGTAAACTTTGGTGGGCTTTCGGCTAACACTTGAAAAACGACAGACTCTCCATCGGGAACAATGGTTTTTTCCGCATAACCTTCGCTTGATCCAACGATTAATCCTTCTTCATTTAATAAATCTACTGTAAACTTGGGCATTAACAATTGGTGTCCACTTTTGTTAGTGAATTTCCCAACGAAGTATATGTTTCCAATCCCGTCTGGAATTGGCGTTGTGTATTGAAATTCTCCATCCGGATTAATTTCTATGGATTCCAAATTGGGATCTATTTTGATGGTTGTAGGTTCTTCTTCTAAAGTGCCTTGGCCCGATTGGAGTTTTTGAAAGTATGTAAAGATAGAAGATCCTAACACAACCCAAACCAGAACAATTCCTGTGATTAGATTTTTCCAATTCCCAAATGAATTTGTTTCTGATTTTTTTTGTGTTCCGTATACTTTGGGAGGAGGAAGATCAACCATACTACCTGTGGGAAGACGATCAAAACAATCCCCACAGCGATACACTGTCGCAGACTCTTGGTAAATGTTTGTACTTCCGCAACTTGGGCATTGTTTTGTATTCATTGGCGTTTGTATTCCGTTATTTGAATGGGGAGTAAGGCATTTGGCAATTGATATTGAATTCCCTTTTTATATTCTCCCAGCTTTCTATTGTTTGGGTTCGATACAATTAGACCGAGTGGGATTGGTGAAGGTGGAAGTTCTAAAAAAACAAATGAGTCCACATTTTTGGCAGATAAAATTTGTATGAATGTTTTTTTACTGAAGTTTGGCCTGAGTAACAAAAGTTCTTTTTGTGCCTCCGAATTTGGTAGAGTCTCTAATGCAGGTAAATTTACAAAAGAAAAATCGGAATTATTAAAAACCAAAACCTTATCTTTTATTTTTCTAATCATTTGAACCGTGTTTGTTTGGTATTTAGAGATTTTTGTAAGTTCTTTTGATTTCTGGAAAAGCAGATTGATTTGATACAATGCTAGGATGAAACAAAGAACTCCCCAAGTATTTGTGAGTTTAGTATTTGTTGTTTCATTCCCATTGTCTCTGAATAATAGAATATACAAAGGAAAGAGCCCATAAAAATACCGCGGTGTATTATGCCCTCCTGTATTGGGTGAAATGAGGACCAATAAAAAAGTTATGAGAATTAACGAGATATATTGGTATAATTTTTTTTTCCGAATGATTGCCTTTGACAAATAAAAAATAAATAAAATAAAAATTGGAATTTGTTCTAACAAAATTTTAAATAAAAATAAACTTGTGTCTGCGTTGAAATTAAATTTTGGACTCTTTACAAGGCGAAGGGGAAAGAAAGTTCCTAATGTTAATTTGTTAACAATCGAAAAAACAAATCCGGTAACAATAAATGTAATGATAATTTTTTTCCAATTTTTCTCTTTAGAGAAAAAAATGAGGATCAAAAAAATGGAGAAAACCATTTCGGGTCGCATCCAAACTAAACAGATGGATAGAATTCCTGGAAATACAGTCCATCTGCGATGAAACAGGAATAATATGGAAATTTCTAAAAAGAAAAATAAGATCGTATCATGAATCAAAAAAATATAGAGAGAAATTGATGATCCAAACAACAAAAGTATTGTGGCGATTTTATCTTTTTTAATTTGATAAAAAATATAAATTGATAAAAAGAATAAAATGAATTGTGCGAATCTAATTCCAACTTGTTCATTGATTGCATAAAATGGTGCAGAAAAAATAGGATAAAAATTTGGAAAAGTGGAGTAAACAAAGCCTTTGTGTACATGAAAAAAAAGATCAGGTAAAGGAAAAAATTGAAAGTTTGGATCTTGCAATAAGGAATCATAAGGTAAATAAAATTTACCTTGTAGTGCCAATTTGATTTGCCATTCCAAAAGTGCAAAATCAGAAAAAGCTTCGATTTGTTTTGTTGTGACCAACAAATACCCTAAAACCAAAATTCCCAAACTAACAAAGAAACCTATTGCTTTTTTTGATTGATCCATACGAAATCGAAAACAGGTATACTCTTCTTCCTTTCTAAAGATCCGCAATGAAAAAAGATATTCGCAAAGCCACTTTTCTTTCTAAAGGCATAAAATTGACTTTTTATGCCTTTGTTTTCTTTTGTGGGTCGTTGTTTGTGACAAGAACTTTTGATTCCTTCGGATTTTTGGAATTTTCTTATGGCCATTACCATTTCCCTATCAATAGAAAAATCCCTTATTTTCGGCAAGGTGAAAGAGAATTTGGGCAAATCGATGAATTTGGGGTTCGAATCGGAAGTAAAAAAAGTAACTTTAAATGCGGTTATTTGTTATTAGGTGATTCGCAAACATTTGGTTCAGGTATTTTTTGGAAGGATACTTTTTCTGAAATATTAAATCGAGAGACAAACTGCCAATGGACCAATCTTGGAATTCCCGGGTTTACGTTGGAAAACGAATTGTCAATGTATCAAAAGGTAAGTGCTTTTTTAAAAGAGAAAACTGTATATTTGTTTGTGTATGGAAATGATATTTATGAAACAGGGGATACTCCTGACTATTTACATTTTGTAAATCATCAAAAATGGTACCTTCACCTTTCTTCATTTTTTTTTCCAAAATCAACTCGTTTGTATTTTAAAAAAAAATATTTTGAATCCATTCAAAAACGAATGGAAGATGAGTTGGAAAGAGTCGCAAAACTTCCTTATTTTCCTTTTGCTCAAAAGTCAAAAAAAAATGAGGTCGTTGATTTTCTTCCTCTGAAAACACTATTCCAAATTAGTCCCACTTACCTTTCAAGTTCTCTTGATACAAAGTCATTTGCAAAAATAAATTTTGAACGATGGAGTCAGATTTTTTTCCAATTGAAAGATCAAATAGAAAAAGACGGCAAACAATTAAGGGTAGTTTATCTTCCATTGGAAGTTGAATATGATAGAACTCGGTATGAAATTTATAAGAACATAGGATTTAAAATGAATGTTAGCTGGTTGGAATCTGATTCTGAGTTGGTTTTGGATTTGATCCAGATAACCAAAGAAAACCATATTCCGTTTATCGATTTGCGAAACTTTATGAGATACAGAACGGATTTGCTGCAAAAGGGCGATATTCATATCAATGAAGCGGCTACTAGAATGATTGCCGAAGTTCTCAAAAAAGATTTATAAAATATTTTGATTCTCGATCAGGTTTGTTCCAAGTTTTTTAAAATGGGGCAGTCCGGTCTATGGTCACCATGGCAATGTTTAACGAGGTTTTTTAAAGTATCTGACATATCCTTTAGTTGTTTTAATTTTAAATCTAAATCATGTAAATGTTTTTCTGCCAGTAACTTTACCTGTTTGCTACTTCGGGACTTGTTTTTCCAAAGCCCAAGTAAACTTTTTATATCTTCCAAAGGAAAAGCAAGTTCTCTCGATCTTTTGATAAAACGTAAGTAGTGGACGTCATCTTTTGAATAGGATCTGTAACCATTCTCTGTCCTACCAGCTTCTGGAATGAGACCAATTCCTTCGTAATGGCGAATAAGTTTTGCGCTGACTCCCGATTTCTTAGAAAGTTCTCCAATGTTCATATGTATCTCCTTAAAAAAATTAGAAAAAAAGTAAAAAAAAAAGAACTCGGCTATTGACCTTCCAACAGTTGGAAGGTTTAGACTGGTTTTATGTTAACAAAGGAGTTATCATGAAGCCAACCAAAAAAATAGTCAAACTTGCGATTTTGCTTTTTCTGATTAGTGTCAATCAGATGGCAGCGCACGGAGAACATAAACCGGGCCCTCATGGAGGCGCGATTCGGATGCCAGGGGCCTTCCACACGGAAGTCCTTCCCTACCAAAATTTGGGTTTTAAAGTTTATCTATTGGATATTAATTTTGAAAATCCTACTTCCAAAAATTCGAAGTTACGAGGTAAGGTTGTATCAAATGAAAAAGAGTTCCCTTTAAAATGTACAGACCACCCTGACCATTTTTATTGTGAAATTCCCAAGGGAAGTTCGGTTTTGGAGGGAGAATTGATTCTTTTTCCTGAATGGAATTTGCAAAAAGGTGCAGAAGTAAAATACAAACTTCCGTTATTTGAGACTAAGGACGTAAAAAAGGAGCATCATCATGGTTAATTATGAAATCGAAGGAATGACTTGCGGACATTGTAAAAAAACTGTAGAGAAAGTGTTTGCAGAGAATGGAAAGGAAGCAACTGCAAATTTAGATTCAAAAATTGTAACTGTGAAAGAATCTTTAACGGAAGCGGAGTTTAATTTACTACGCGAACGTTTAGATGAGGATGGATATTCTCTTGGAAACGCAAAATAATACCACCGAACGAACATTAGATCTTTTTGGTATGACCTGCGCAAATTGTGCCCTTCGCATTGAGAAGGGCCTTGCTAAAATGGATGGGGTTTCTGACGTTCGAGTCAACTTTGCACGTGAATCTGTTTTTTTGCGAACTTCTGATTCCGTAACTGTAGATTCTTTATTAAAAAAAGTAGAATCGCTTGGATATTCCGCACTGGTTCACGATGCGAACCGACAATCAGAAACTGAAAAAAAGCAAAAGGATCAAACTCGCAATTTGAAAATTCGTTTTCTTTTGTCTTTGGTTCTTTCTTTACCATTGTTTTATGGAATGGTTACCCACTTTAGTTTTTTAAATTTTATGCCAATGCCACATTTTTTAATGGACCGGTTTGTCCAAATGGTCATTGCATTCCCAGTTCAGTTTCTAATTGGATTTCCGTTTTACAGGTCTGCTTATCGCGCACTAAGGAATGGATCTGCCAATATGGATGTCCTTGTTGTCATTGGAACAAGTGCAGCCTATGGTTATAGTATATTCGGTAATGATTTATACTTTGAAACCTCAGCTGTTCTTATCACTTTTATTCTTGGTGGTAAATGGATCGAACATTATGCCAAAGGAAAAAGTAGCGATGGGATCAATGCGTTACTAAAACTTCGCCCAGAAACTGCCACTGTACAATCCAATGGAATATGGACTGAGGTTCCTAATGAATATTTAAAAACAGGGGATCTTGTGTTGGTAAAGGCAGGAGAACGATTCCCAATGGATGGAATTGTTACAGAAGGAGTGAGTTTTGCCGATGAATCAATGTTAACTGGCGAAAGTATGCCGGTAGAGAAAAAAATCGGTGATTCGATTCTGAGTGGTACAGTTAACGGGAACGGTTCGCTTGTAGTCAAAGCAACTAAAGTAGGGAATGACACAACACTTTCACATATCATTCGTTCGGTGGAAGAGTCACTCGGTACCAAGGCACCCATCCAAAGGATTGCCGATCAGATTTCTGCTTTTTTTGTTCCTATTGTAATTTCGATTAGTGTGGTTGATTTTTTTGTTTGGTATTTCGTTTTAACATCAGGTGATGTTACATCGGCAATCGAAACAAGCATTGCCATTCTTGTGATTGCATGCCCTTGTGCCTTGGGACTTGCTACGCCAATCTCTTTACTTGTGGGTACAGGAAGAGCGGCCAAACATGGAGTATTGTTTCGGAGCGCAGAAGCTTTGGAATCTGTTTCAAAAATCAATTGGATTGGTTTCGATAAAACAGGAACTTTGACAGAAGGAAAACCTAAAGTCACTGAAATGATCCATTCTGGTTTTCGTATTTCGGAAATAGACCAAATCCTACTAGGCATTGTCAAGATGGAACAAACTTCTGACCATCCTCTGGCAAAGGCCATTGTTGGATTTGGAAAGGAAAAAAATCTGTATCAAAATTCAGAGCCTATTGTTTCTACCAAAACATTTCCTGGTGGAGGAATCCAGTCGGAACAAAATGGAAATACTTTTTTTGCCGGCAAACGGACGTTTGTTGAGGAAAACGGATTTTCCGTACCTGATTTTATTAATGAGTCGATCAAAGTTTGGTTAGAAGATGGATCTAGTTTGGTATTTGTTGGCATTCGAGGAAATGCAGAAGGAATGGTTGTATTTCGAGTTGAAGACGGTTTGCGTGAAGATGCGAAGAGTGCAATTGCTACCTTAAAATCTATGGGAGTTGAACCTGTCCTTTTGACTGGGGATCATCCAAATTCTGCAAACAAAGTTGCTAAGTTAGTGGGGATATCGGCTGTGTATGCCGGTTTACTTCCTGAGGAAAAAGCAAAAATCATCAAAACCTTCAAAACAGAAAAGATCCATTCGGCGATGGTTGGAGATGGAATCAATGATGCCCCGGCACTTGCTTCCGCTGATGTGGGAATCGCTATGGGAACTGGATCTGATGTTGCGATTCAAACTGCCGATGTGGTACTGGTGAACGGAGACATCCAAAGAATTGTGGATCTCATCACTATTGGTAAAGATACAGTCACCAATATTCGACAAAATTTTGGTTGGGCTCTTGGATATAATTTATTAGGAATTCCCATCGCTGCTTCGGGACTTCTTCTTCCTTGGGTGAGTGGTGCAGCAATGGCATTCAGTTCATTATCTGTTGTTTTTAATGCACTTCGAATGAGTCGTTGGAAATAATAGTATTAACAGAAATGGTGTAACGATTGGATATCCGATTTATTAAACCTCCCTCTCATTTAGAATCATCCGTTAAGGAATTTTGGATTTGGGAGGGAGTTAATGCTCGAGAACTTCCCTGGATATTGCCATCTTACGAATGTGAGGTGGTATTCCATTTGAGTGAACCTCCTCTTGTAGAAACTGAAAACCGACTATTCATTCGGTTACCGAAGTTACACTTGGTTGGTCCACAAACGAGACGGTGGAGAATCTTATCGGAATCAGATTTGAACTTGTTTGCAATTCGATTTTTTGTAGGGGGGATGTTTTCCCTTTTTTCCAAACGTGGAGATGAAATACAAAACCAATTTATTTCATTAGGCGACGAAGCAAAATTAGGTGATTTTTCGGAATTAAGTTTTTCATCTGATGATCAAATTTTTGAATTTCTCACTCGGTTTCTCAAAGAATATTCGGGACAACCTTCGGAAATTCCAACATATGTTCGATTTGCTCTTTTGGAACTCACAAATCCGGCCACTCCCATTGAAGGCCTTTGTCAAAAATTGGGAATTTCTAGAAAACAATTGGATCGCAAATTCAAAGAGATCGTGGGAATGA
This genomic window contains:
- a CDS encoding heavy metal translocating P-type ATPase, which encodes METQNNTTERTLDLFGMTCANCALRIEKGLAKMDGVSDVRVNFARESVFLRTSDSVTVDSLLKKVESLGYSALVHDANRQSETEKKQKDQTRNLKIRFLLSLVLSLPLFYGMVTHFSFLNFMPMPHFLMDRFVQMVIAFPVQFLIGFPFYRSAYRALRNGSANMDVLVVIGTSAAYGYSIFGNDLYFETSAVLITFILGGKWIEHYAKGKSSDGINALLKLRPETATVQSNGIWTEVPNEYLKTGDLVLVKAGERFPMDGIVTEGVSFADESMLTGESMPVEKKIGDSILSGTVNGNGSLVVKATKVGNDTTLSHIIRSVEESLGTKAPIQRIADQISAFFVPIVISISVVDFFVWYFVLTSGDVTSAIETSIAILVIACPCALGLATPISLLVGTGRAAKHGVLFRSAEALESVSKINWIGFDKTGTLTEGKPKVTEMIHSGFRISEIDQILLGIVKMEQTSDHPLAKAIVGFGKEKNLYQNSEPIVSTKTFPGGGIQSEQNGNTFFAGKRTFVEENGFSVPDFINESIKVWLEDGSSLVFVGIRGNAEGMVVFRVEDGLREDAKSAIATLKSMGVEPVLLTGDHPNSANKVAKLVGISAVYAGLLPEEKAKIIKTFKTEKIHSAMVGDGINDAPALASADVGIAMGTGSDVAIQTADVVLVNGDIQRIVDLITIGKDTVTNIRQNFGWALGYNLLGIPIAASGLLLPWVSGAAMAFSSLSVVFNALRMSRWK
- a CDS encoding AraC family transcriptional regulator, whose protein sequence is MDIRFIKPPSHLESSVKEFWIWEGVNARELPWILPSYECEVVFHLSEPPLVETENRLFIRLPKLHLVGPQTRRWRILSESDLNLFAIRFFVGGMFSLFSKRGDEIQNQFISLGDEAKLGDFSELSFSSDDQIFEFLTRFLKEYSGQPSEIPTYVRFALLELTNPATPIEGLCQKLGISRKQLDRKFKEIVGMSPSEYRTVHRLLEMVRNPDHYRKNNPDLRFTDLAHEFEYSDQSHFNHDFKRISGSIPNEWFAEYEKMSHFYKGDSSHIDRIET